The genomic DNA CGTCCATCGCTCGAGCGAGCCCAATACGCTCGCTACGATCACTGGGGCGAAGACGACGAAGATGAACAACTCGAGAGAACAGGCCACAGCGAGCTTCGCGGGACGACGAAAGAGGACTCGTTCTCCCATTTGTGGCTTAAGCAAACTAGTGAGGGGTTACTGGACCCGATCGCACTCAACGAGCCACCGGAGGATGGCTTACACGAGTACGAGGGCGAAGTGATCGAACTCTCGGATGCAGCCGAGTACCCGCCGACGAGGAACAACCGAAAAACGCCCCAGACACAGATGCAGAAGAAAGCACCGTCGACGAGACGCTGGCGAATCTCGGAGGTTGGGCACGTCACGTTTGGGGGGATAATCCCCGACCGAGGAAAAGACGAGCTGCGGGATCTCATCGATTACGTCACGGCGAACATGAACAACGTGAGCGTCCCGCCGCGAAATCGGCGTGAAATCCGAGACCGGGCCATGCGAATGAAGGAATCAGGGCGATACCACGACACGCAGATCATGCGGCAGGTTGCGACGTGGGTTTTAAACCCGAACGAACTGCGCGACGATAACTGAGAGAACCATTTCCAATGACACAAAACAATACCAAGAGCAACAGCATCCGCCTCGGTTCTCGGACTAGCCTGATTGCAGTTGTCTTCGCGGTCCTGATGGCGACCTCGATGGCAGCGATGCCGATCGCGGCGGCTGGGTTCGACGACCCGGCACAGACAGCCCAACCCGAGATGCAGGACGGCCAGTTTGAGGATGACGCGCTTGCGGCGATAGGCGACGAAGCACTCTCCGCAGACGGTGGCGAGTCACTCGAGTCGATGAGTTCGGGTGACGAGTTGGATGCTGAGACTGCCGAATCGTTGAACGTCGACGCTGAGGATTCGGTTGAGTCGGATGGCGTTGTCTACTCTGCATCGGGGGACGAAACGGTGAAAGCGTTGGACGCAGAGACGGGCGAGGAAATCTGGGAGTCGACAGCCCACTCGGACACGGTGGGGTCGGTCGCGCCGTCGCCGGATGAGGATACCGTTTACTCTGGCTCGTACGACGACACGGTGAAAGCGCTGGACGCGGAGACAGGCGAGGAGATCTGGGAGTCGACAGCCCATTCGGACTCGGTGGAGTCGGTCGCGCCGTCGCCGGATGGGGATATCGTCTACTCTGGCGGGTCCGACAATACGGTGAAAGCGCTGGACTCGGAGACGGGCGACGAAATCTGGGAGTCGACAGCCAACTCGGGGGTTGTGTACTCGGTCGCGTCGTCGCCGGATGGGGATATCGTCTACTCTACCGGGTCCGACAACACGGTGAAGGCGCTCGATGCGGACGATGGCGAGGAGATCTGGGAGGTCGACCTTTCGAGTAATGTGATGTCGGTCGCGCCGTCGCCGGATGGGGAAATCGTCTACTCTGACTCGACCGACGACACGGTGATAGCGCTGGACGCGGAGACGGGCGACGAAATCTGGGAGTCTACAACCCACTCGGGCTCGCTGCGGTCGGTCGCGCCGTCGCCGGATGGGGACATCGTCTACTCTGGCTCGTTTGAAGGCACGGTGAAGGCGCTGGATGCGGACGGTGGCGAGGAAATCTGGGAGTCGACAGCCCACTCGGACACGGTGCAGTCGGTCGCGCCGTCGTCGGATGGGGACGTCGTCTACTCTGGCTCGGACGACGACATGGTGAAAGCGCTGGATGCGGGCGATGGCGAGGAGATCTGGGAGTCCGACGCCCACTCGGGCTCGGTGGAGTCGGTCGCAACAACCGGAATGTTTGCCGCCGGCGACCCAACCACTGGCGTCGTCGAAGACCAATCCGGCTCGCCAGTTGAAAACGCAACCGTCGCGGCACAGGGTTCGAACCCACCGAACTTCAGCGAAGACTTAATCGAGGACCTCGAGACCGAAGCCGAAAACGCCGATGAACTCGTCGAAGAACTTGGTGATCTCCCCGAGGAGTTCGATGAGTTCCAAGATGAGTTCGAAACCGGTGACCACCTCGTAGACGCCGACGACTGGGCAGACGATATCGACGCAACGTACCCACTCGTACACGAAGAAGACGACTGGGGCGTTGGCACGACCACACTCGTCCAATCGAGCGTAGATGACCCACAGATGCAAATCGATAGCGGCGAGACGGTCGTCATCTCGCTGTGGGACCCAGCGGAAGATGGCTGGGTCGAGAATCAGGTCGATGGCTCGTTCCCCGGTGCAGCCACCGAGGGCGACGTTGAAATCCGACAGATCGACCCGTTCGGCGACCCACTCGACACGGAGACGCATTCCACACAACCAGAATACGAGACGACGGGCGCGAACCCGATATCGACGAACGAACACCACGCGGTCAAGACCCAACTCTCGACTGGGATCTACCAGGCCTACCCTGAAGACCACCCAGAACGCGCGTACACGTTCACGGTCGGTGAGCCAACAGACCTCGTAGACAACTTCGCGGACGACCTCCGCGATGAAGCTGGCGACCTCACGGAACGCTCGCAAACACTCCAGAACCTCCGCGATGAGGACTTCATCGTCACTGAGCGAACGTCGACGAACGAAGACGGCGAGTTCGAAATCGACATTCCAGAAGGCACGGAACACGCCCAACTCCAGGCCTATCAGGCTGACTCTGAGATCATCGACACACTCGAGGATATCCGCGAAGACGAGTTCGACGA from Natronorubrum daqingense includes the following:
- a CDS encoding WD40 repeat domain-containing protein, whose translation is MTQNNTKSNSIRLGSRTSLIAVVFAVLMATSMAAMPIAAAGFDDPAQTAQPEMQDGQFEDDALAAIGDEALSADGGESLESMSSGDELDAETAESLNVDAEDSVESDGVVYSASGDETVKALDAETGEEIWESTAHSDTVGSVAPSPDEDTVYSGSYDDTVKALDAETGEEIWESTAHSDSVESVAPSPDGDIVYSGGSDNTVKALDSETGDEIWESTANSGVVYSVASSPDGDIVYSTGSDNTVKALDADDGEEIWEVDLSSNVMSVAPSPDGEIVYSDSTDDTVIALDAETGDEIWESTTHSGSLRSVAPSPDGDIVYSGSFEGTVKALDADGGEEIWESTAHSDTVQSVAPSSDGDVVYSGSDDDMVKALDAGDGEEIWESDAHSGSVESVATTGMFAAGDPTTGVVEDQSGSPVENATVAAQGSNPPNFSEDLIEDLETEAENADELVEELGDLPEEFDEFQDEFETGDHLVDADDWADDIDATYPLVHEEDDWGVGTTTLVQSSVDDPQMQIDSGETVVISLWDPAEDGWVENQVDGSFPGAATEGDVEIRQIDPFGDPLDTETHSTQPEYETTGANPISTNEHHAVKTQLSTGIYQAYPEDHPERAYTFTVGEPTDLVDNFADDLRDEAGDLTERSQTLQNLRDEDFIVTERTSTNEDGEFEIDIPEGTEHAQLQAYQADSEIIDTLEDIREDEFDEDDPPGIEDIELSDLRDYQSDFDYNGSFHLPAESRSVDPGDQNVTVQTYGTTDLPFGDMDRYDSIEEFLEEQRLDDRVSDIQDEYDEEFAEMDEARLEATYQMHVPIVETVPNAEDNYLNESEFDEIQDADDLDRDELETETELMQEATVDLDNIGTPDWDEDHLEIDDGELQVEIPLPAVDHDSVAPEIHWADGSSDSIDEDYYSIESNGLFGEDTLVIEEFPIDADDSAMFDVRVTGGGDDGMLDDRISGQNPAFEGEVPDIRSVDLNTKSPGSSDRVSMTFRPDDDSSFGDISDVQVTNPEGESVNTSTEDDSATFTTDGAGQHRVQATVTDSTGSEFVKTFSIRALEDPRSDPPTIRAETGVGDETFALAGEGLRDAEVATDGGQLEATAVTHEGDTPGSIHLKPQGALEGTTHDIDITVVEGENERSVSSNIETVIHFDSLQAGDDSTVWRGDSGALFGDPLDFDGSTRYGEMIDRSDDDDEKYVLRSYTEGDGSVSFDIDEDPGRISSWEHRIALSLPSLTFPFSPLSVAGGAVPVVFGAGWFVYRRHGFAG